Proteins found in one Pectobacterium atrosepticum genomic segment:
- the rluB gene encoding 23S rRNA pseudouridine(2605) synthase RluB encodes MSEKLQKVLARAGHGSRREIESIIQAGRVSVDGKIATLGDRVEVTKATKIRIDGHVVTVKETEETVCRVLVYYKPEGELCTRNDPDGRPTVFDRLPKIQGSRWVAVGRLDVNTSGLLLFTTDGELANRLMHPSHEVEREYAVRVFGEVDDEKIKQLSKGVQLEDGPASFRTIRYQGGEGLNQWYNVTLTEGRNREVRRLWEAVGVQVSRLIRVRYGDITLPKGIPRGGWTEMPLEQLNYLRELVQLPAETVSKLPVERERRRVKANQIRRAVKRHSQISSAPARRTSPKSKRNG; translated from the coding sequence ATGAGCGAAAAGTTACAAAAAGTTCTGGCGCGCGCCGGACATGGCTCACGCCGCGAAATTGAAAGTATCATTCAGGCTGGACGCGTCAGCGTTGATGGTAAGATTGCCACTCTGGGCGATCGCGTTGAAGTGACGAAAGCCACTAAAATTCGTATTGATGGTCATGTGGTTACCGTTAAGGAAACCGAAGAAACCGTGTGTCGCGTGCTGGTGTATTACAAACCAGAAGGCGAGCTGTGTACCCGTAACGATCCTGATGGGCGTCCAACGGTGTTTGACCGTCTGCCGAAAATTCAGGGCTCTCGTTGGGTTGCTGTAGGGCGTCTGGATGTGAACACCTCCGGCCTGCTGCTGTTCACGACCGACGGTGAATTGGCCAATCGCCTGATGCACCCCAGCCATGAGGTTGAGCGCGAATATGCCGTGCGTGTCTTCGGCGAAGTTGATGATGAAAAGATCAAACAGCTGAGTAAAGGCGTACAGCTGGAAGACGGCCCTGCATCGTTCCGCACTATCCGCTATCAGGGCGGTGAAGGCCTGAACCAATGGTATAACGTGACGCTGACAGAAGGGCGTAACCGTGAAGTTCGCCGTCTCTGGGAAGCGGTTGGCGTGCAAGTTAGCCGCCTGATTCGTGTGCGCTACGGCGATATTACGTTGCCAAAAGGTATTCCACGCGGTGGCTGGACAGAAATGCCGTTGGAACAGCTGAACTATCTGCGCGAGTTAGTGCAGCTTCCGGCAGAAACCGTGTCGAAACTGCCGGTAGAGCGTGAACGCCGTCGGGTGAAAGCGAACCAGATCCGTCGTGCGGTAAAACGTCACAGCCAGATCAGCAGCGCTCCGGCACGTCGCACGTCGCCAAAGTCTAAACGCAACGGCTAA
- the cysB gene encoding HTH-type transcriptional regulator CysB — protein sequence MKLQQLRYIVEVVNHNLNVSSTAEGLYTSQPGISKQVRMLEDELGIQIFARSGKHLTQVTPAGQEVIRIAREVLSKVEAIKAVAGEHTYPDKGSLYVATTHTQARYALPSVIKGFIDRYPRVSLHMHQGSPTQIAEAVAKGSADFAIATEALHLYDDLIMLPCYHWNRAVVVKPDHPLASKTDITIEELAAYPIVTYTFGFTGRSELDTAFNRAGLTPRIVFTATDADVIKTYVRLGLGVGVIANMAVDPQTETDLVTINANSIFSYSTTKIGFRRSTFLRSYMYDFIQRFAPHLTRDVVDSAVALRSNDEIEAMFKDITLPVK from the coding sequence ATGAAACTACAACAGCTTCGTTATATTGTTGAAGTTGTTAATCACAACCTGAATGTGTCTTCTACCGCAGAAGGGTTGTACACCTCCCAGCCGGGGATCAGTAAACAGGTCCGCATGCTGGAGGATGAGTTGGGTATTCAGATTTTCGCCCGTAGTGGAAAACACCTGACACAGGTGACACCCGCTGGACAGGAAGTCATCCGCATCGCACGTGAAGTGTTGTCGAAAGTCGAGGCTATCAAAGCGGTTGCCGGAGAGCACACCTATCCCGATAAAGGGTCGCTGTACGTCGCAACTACCCATACGCAGGCTCGCTACGCGCTGCCAAGCGTTATCAAAGGTTTCATCGATCGCTATCCTCGCGTATCGCTGCACATGCATCAGGGTTCACCGACGCAGATTGCCGAGGCTGTTGCGAAAGGATCTGCTGATTTTGCTATTGCGACGGAAGCGCTGCATCTGTACGACGATCTGATCATGCTGCCGTGCTACCACTGGAATCGCGCAGTAGTCGTAAAACCGGATCACCCGCTGGCATCCAAAACAGACATCACTATTGAAGAGCTGGCCGCTTATCCCATCGTTACCTATACCTTTGGCTTTACGGGGCGTTCTGAGCTGGATACCGCGTTTAACCGAGCGGGTCTCACGCCGCGCATCGTCTTTACCGCAACAGATGCTGATGTGATTAAGACCTACGTGCGTTTAGGACTGGGCGTGGGGGTGATTGCCAACATGGCGGTTGATCCGCAGACGGAAACCGATCTGGTGACCATCAACGCGAACAGCATCTTTAGCTATAGCACCACGAAAATTGGTTTCCGCCGCAGCACATTCCTGCGCAGCTACATGTACGATTTCATCCAGCGTTTTGCTCCGCATTTAACGCGTGATGTTGTCGATTCTGCCGTTGCGCTGCGCTCGAATGATGAAATTGAAGCGATGTTTAAAGACATTACGCTGCCAGTGAAGTAA
- a CDS encoding glycosyltransferase: MFEFISLDRDGVLYIAAFLVIIRSVSLYIFSKGNNVDKANVNILMLVFFLLFMTASSLSSWPLIYFLALFFVGSIISFTWFTYSGMITPFGSGLTAISTTLLLCLLSYMLSFYETFVEHGFQAIFIAIFLFSIITSIYSFYYLPFSQNSLFYLNFKRNKKVMHIQSVSEVYSPKVTIHLPCYSEPPEIVINTLNSISALDYDNYEVIVIDNNTRDETLWKPVEKHCSMLGEKFRFYHVPVLAGAKAGALNYALKITSSDTELIAVIDADYITEPDFIRRYVKIFKDENVGFVQTSHDYYNHQSSPVMEGAYYFWTLFHKIELPSYTEINAAFTVGTMCILRRNILEKVGGWDETALTEDSELAVRMHAQGYIGYVFADTVGRGLIPTTFSDMKKQQVRWTAGPVQQLLKHWRLYFGFSSENKMTLNQRVMEIRHSTSRIKPVFSLISLHIMVVVSFFLLSGNVYLSIPYEFIVFFLCMLISTFIEKMAYFRLFNCSGILPVFYHGIMARALEWTFIYGVISSLFGFSMKWDRTNKFENSKSIKRAFLASKIEVVMSVFFFLYSFFLLSGNHSGYNDFVFLTGIACLVKGIGFLCALLVASLLENNLRILEAP; this comes from the coding sequence ATGTTTGAATTTATCTCTCTTGATAGGGATGGTGTTTTATATATTGCTGCTTTCTTGGTGATAATAAGATCTGTGTCACTCTATATTTTTTCGAAAGGAAACAATGTTGATAAGGCCAATGTCAACATATTGATGCTGGTTTTTTTTCTGCTCTTTATGACAGCATCCTCCCTTTCATCGTGGCCGCTTATTTATTTTTTGGCACTGTTTTTCGTCGGCAGTATTATCTCTTTCACATGGTTCACATACTCAGGAATGATAACCCCGTTTGGGTCGGGACTTACAGCAATTAGCACTACTTTGCTTTTATGTCTGCTCAGCTACATGCTTTCTTTTTATGAAACGTTTGTCGAACATGGTTTTCAGGCTATTTTTATTGCTATTTTTTTATTTTCGATAATAACATCGATTTATTCATTTTACTATTTGCCATTTTCTCAAAACTCCTTGTTTTATCTTAATTTCAAGAGAAATAAAAAAGTGATGCATATCCAGAGTGTTAGTGAAGTCTACTCACCCAAAGTCACTATCCATCTGCCTTGCTATTCTGAACCGCCAGAAATAGTAATCAATACGCTGAATAGTATTTCCGCATTAGATTATGACAATTATGAAGTTATCGTCATAGATAATAACACTCGGGATGAAACACTCTGGAAACCCGTGGAAAAACACTGTAGCATGTTGGGTGAGAAATTCAGATTTTATCATGTTCCTGTACTAGCAGGAGCAAAAGCTGGAGCATTGAATTATGCATTGAAAATCACGTCTTCTGATACTGAGTTGATCGCTGTTATTGATGCGGATTATATCACCGAACCCGATTTTATTCGACGCTACGTCAAAATTTTTAAAGATGAAAACGTCGGTTTTGTTCAGACTAGCCATGATTACTATAATCATCAATCAAGCCCTGTTATGGAAGGCGCCTATTATTTCTGGACATTATTCCATAAAATAGAACTGCCATCATATACCGAAATTAACGCTGCATTTACCGTCGGGACGATGTGTATTTTGAGGCGGAATATATTGGAGAAGGTAGGAGGGTGGGATGAAACTGCATTGACAGAGGATTCTGAGCTTGCAGTAAGAATGCATGCGCAGGGATATATAGGTTACGTATTCGCTGATACGGTAGGAAGAGGACTGATTCCTACAACTTTTTCTGATATGAAAAAACAGCAAGTTAGATGGACTGCGGGGCCTGTTCAACAATTACTTAAACATTGGCGGCTGTACTTCGGTTTTTCGAGTGAAAATAAAATGACCCTCAATCAAAGAGTCATGGAAATTAGACATAGTACATCCAGAATCAAACCCGTTTTTTCGCTAATATCACTTCATATTATGGTGGTGGTGAGCTTCTTTCTCTTGAGCGGGAATGTTTATTTATCTATTCCTTATGAATTTATCGTTTTCTTTTTATGCATGTTGATAAGCACCTTTATTGAAAAAATGGCCTATTTTAGATTATTTAATTGCTCAGGGATTCTTCCCGTTTTCTATCATGGGATTATGGCTCGGGCGTTAGAGTGGACTTTTATTTACGGAGTCATTTCATCACTGTTTGGTTTTTCAATGAAATGGGATAGGACAAATAAATTTGAAAATTCGAAGAGCATTAAGCGTGCATTTTTAGCATCAAAAATAGAGGTGGTAATGAGTGTCTTTTTTTTCTTATACTCATTTTTTTTATTATCCGGAAATCATTCTGGTTATAATGATTTTGTTTTCCTTACAGGTATTGCATGCCTTGTTAAAGGGATAGGTTTCCTGTGTGCGCTGCTTGTGGCTTCCTTACTGGAAAACAATTTGCGTATCCTGGAAGCACCTTAA
- the sohB gene encoding protease SohB, translating into MELLSLYGLFLAKALTIVVAIGALVVLAFGMTQRKHQHKGELQVTNLGEQYQEMQREMQTACMSDTERKLLSKQEKKKEKETAKQDKQRAKRGEEKSVKPCLYVLDFNGSMDAGEVSSLREEISAVLAVAKPKDEVLLRLESPGGVVHGYGLAASQLQRLRQGGVRLTVAVDKVAASGGYMMACVADHIVAAPFAIVGSIGVVAQIPNFHRLLKNKDIDVELHTAGEFKRTLTLFGENTEQGREKFREDLNVTHTLFKDFVQQMRPSLDIDSVATGEHWFGTQAKDLKLIDAIGTSDDLLIGEIANHEVLSVRYTRRKRLLDRLTGSAGDTAERLMLRWWQRGSKPLL; encoded by the coding sequence GTGGAATTACTTTCTCTGTACGGTTTATTCCTGGCTAAGGCACTCACCATCGTGGTGGCTATTGGTGCATTAGTCGTTCTGGCATTCGGAATGACGCAGCGTAAGCACCAGCATAAAGGTGAGTTGCAGGTCACGAATCTGGGCGAGCAATATCAGGAAATGCAGCGTGAAATGCAGACTGCCTGTATGAGCGACACCGAGCGCAAGTTGTTATCTAAACAAGAAAAGAAGAAAGAAAAAGAAACGGCTAAGCAAGATAAACAACGCGCCAAGCGTGGCGAAGAAAAAAGTGTAAAACCGTGCCTGTATGTTCTCGATTTCAACGGCAGTATGGATGCGGGAGAAGTCAGTTCGCTGCGTGAAGAGATCTCCGCCGTGCTCGCCGTGGCGAAACCGAAAGACGAAGTGTTGCTGCGTCTCGAAAGTCCCGGCGGCGTGGTACACGGCTATGGGCTGGCCGCGTCGCAATTACAACGCCTGCGCCAAGGCGGCGTGCGCTTGACGGTCGCGGTCGATAAAGTGGCTGCCAGCGGAGGATATATGATGGCCTGCGTGGCCGACCACATCGTAGCAGCACCGTTTGCTATTGTGGGTTCTATTGGCGTTGTGGCACAAATCCCCAATTTCCACCGTTTGCTGAAAAACAAAGATATCGATGTTGAGTTACATACGGCGGGTGAGTTTAAACGCACATTGACGCTGTTTGGTGAGAATACCGAACAAGGCCGTGAAAAATTCCGCGAAGATCTGAATGTCACACATACGCTGTTTAAGGATTTTGTACAGCAGATGCGTCCGTCTCTGGATATTGATTCGGTTGCGACGGGAGAGCACTGGTTTGGCACGCAGGCGAAAGATCTGAAGTTGATTGATGCCATCGGCACCAGTGACGATCTGCTCATTGGCGAAATTGCTAATCATGAAGTGTTGAGCGTGCGCTATACGCGGCGTAAACGCCTGCTGGATCGTCTGACGGGCAGCGCGGGGGATACCGCTGAACGCCTGATGCTGCGTTGGTGGCAGCGAGGTTCGAAACCTTTGCTGTAA
- the topA gene encoding type I DNA topoisomerase, whose translation MGKALVIVESPAKAKTINKYLGNDYVVKSSVGHVRDLPTSGSVSKKSADSTTKDKTKKKVKKDEKSALVNRMGVDPYHGWEANYEILPGKEKVVSELKALAENADHIYLATDLDREGEAIAWHLREIIGGDDQRFSRVVFNEITKNAITQAFEKPDTLNIDRVNAQQARRFMDRVVGYMVSPLLWKKIARGLSAGRVQSVAVRLIVDREREIKAFVPEEYWELHADLLAGSDIQLQMQVTHHNGKPFKPVNKEQTHAAVSLLENARYVVADREDKPTSSKPGAPFITSTLQQAASTRLGFGVKKTMMMAQRLYEAGYITYMRTDSTNLSQDALTMVRGYIGEEFGKRYLPEAATGYSNKENSQEAHEAIRPSDVGVLADSLKDMEADAQKLYQLIWRQFVACQMTPAQYDSTTLIVEAADYQLRAKGRTLRFDGWTKVMPALRKNDEDRTLPTVAVGEALSLQKLLPGQHFTKPPARYSDASLVKELEKRGIGRPSTYASIISTIQDRGYVRAENRRFYAEKMGEIVTDRLEENFRELMNYDFTARMESRLDQVANNQAEWKAVLDEFFNEFSQQLEKAEQDPEEGGMRPNAMVLTSIDCPTCSRQMGIRTASTGVFLGCSGYALPPKERCKTTINLIPETEVLNVLEGDEAETNALRARRRCEKCGTAMDSYLIDNQRKLHVCGNNPACDGYEIEAGEFRIKGYDGPIVECEKCGSEMHLKMGRFGKYMACTGETCSNTRKILRNGDVAPPKEDPVPLPELSCEKSDAYFVLRDGAAGVFLAANTFPKSRETRAPLVEELDRFKDRLPEKLRYLADAPVADKDGNKTQVRFSRKTKQQYVSSEKDGKATGWSAFYIDGKWVEGKK comes from the coding sequence ATGGGCAAAGCTCTCGTTATCGTCGAGTCCCCGGCAAAAGCCAAAACGATCAATAAGTATTTAGGCAATGACTACGTGGTGAAATCCAGCGTCGGTCATGTGCGCGATTTACCGACGAGTGGCTCAGTCAGTAAAAAGAGCGCGGACTCAACGACTAAAGATAAAACGAAAAAGAAAGTCAAAAAGGATGAGAAATCCGCGCTAGTTAATCGTATGGGCGTCGATCCTTATCATGGTTGGGAAGCCAACTACGAAATATTGCCGGGTAAGGAGAAGGTTGTCTCCGAACTAAAAGCGCTGGCGGAAAATGCCGACCACATCTATCTCGCAACCGACCTTGACCGCGAAGGGGAAGCCATTGCCTGGCACCTGCGGGAAATCATTGGTGGTGACGATCAGCGTTTCAGCCGCGTGGTGTTTAACGAAATCACGAAAAATGCCATTACACAGGCGTTTGAAAAACCAGACACGTTGAATATTGACCGCGTTAATGCACAGCAGGCGCGCCGGTTTATGGATCGCGTTGTGGGGTACATGGTTTCCCCGCTGCTGTGGAAAAAAATTGCTCGTGGCCTCTCTGCTGGGCGCGTGCAGTCGGTTGCGGTGCGTCTGATTGTCGATCGCGAGCGTGAAATCAAAGCGTTCGTGCCGGAAGAATATTGGGAATTGCACGCCGACTTGCTGGCGGGCAGCGATATTCAACTGCAAATGCAGGTGACGCACCACAACGGCAAACCGTTTAAGCCAGTCAATAAAGAGCAAACGCATGCGGCGGTCAGTCTGCTGGAAAACGCACGCTATGTGGTTGCTGACCGTGAAGATAAGCCGACCAGTAGCAAACCGGGCGCGCCGTTCATCACATCCACGCTGCAACAGGCTGCCAGTACGCGTCTTGGTTTTGGCGTGAAAAAGACCATGATGATGGCACAGCGTCTGTACGAAGCGGGCTACATTACCTACATGCGTACCGACTCAACGAACCTCAGTCAGGATGCACTGACGATGGTGCGTGGCTATATCGGCGAAGAGTTCGGCAAGCGCTACCTGCCGGAAGCGGCGACCGGCTACAGCAACAAAGAAAATTCGCAGGAAGCGCATGAAGCCATTCGTCCTTCCGATGTTGGCGTACTGGCCGACAGTCTGAAAGATATGGAAGCCGATGCGCAGAAGCTGTATCAGTTGATTTGGCGTCAGTTCGTTGCCTGTCAAATGACGCCTGCGCAATACGATTCCACCACGTTAATCGTGGAAGCGGCAGATTATCAACTGCGTGCGAAAGGCCGTACGCTGCGTTTTGATGGCTGGACGAAAGTCATGCCAGCGTTGCGTAAAAATGATGAAGATCGCACGTTGCCAACTGTGGCCGTGGGCGAGGCGCTGTCACTGCAGAAATTGCTGCCAGGACAACACTTCACCAAGCCACCGGCACGCTACAGCGATGCTTCTCTGGTTAAAGAGCTGGAAAAACGCGGTATTGGGCGTCCATCTACCTACGCCTCGATTATTTCAACCATTCAGGATCGTGGCTATGTACGGGCGGAGAATCGCCGTTTCTACGCTGAGAAAATGGGTGAAATCGTTACCGATCGACTGGAAGAAAACTTCCGCGAATTGATGAATTACGATTTTACCGCACGAATGGAAAGCCGCCTCGATCAGGTCGCCAACAATCAGGCGGAGTGGAAAGCGGTGCTAGATGAGTTCTTCAACGAATTTAGCCAGCAGTTGGAAAAGGCAGAACAGGATCCTGAAGAAGGCGGTATGCGGCCTAATGCGATGGTGTTGACCAGCATTGACTGTCCTACCTGCTCTCGTCAAATGGGTATTCGTACCGCCAGTACCGGGGTGTTTCTGGGCTGTTCCGGCTATGCACTGCCGCCGAAAGAGCGTTGTAAAACTACGATCAATCTGATACCAGAAACTGAAGTGCTGAACGTGTTAGAAGGTGATGAAGCCGAAACTAACGCGCTACGTGCTCGTCGTCGCTGTGAAAAATGTGGTACGGCGATGGACAGCTACCTGATTGATAATCAGCGTAAACTGCACGTTTGCGGGAATAATCCGGCCTGTGATGGGTATGAGATCGAAGCTGGTGAGTTTCGCATCAAGGGCTATGATGGGCCGATCGTTGAGTGCGAGAAATGTGGTTCCGAAATGCATCTCAAAATGGGACGCTTCGGCAAATACATGGCCTGTACCGGCGAGACGTGCAGTAACACGCGTAAAATCCTACGTAATGGCGATGTTGCACCACCGAAAGAAGATCCGGTGCCGTTGCCTGAGCTGTCCTGTGAGAAGTCCGATGCGTATTTCGTATTGCGTGACGGTGCGGCAGGGGTATTCCTTGCGGCCAATACGTTCCCGAAATCTCGCGAAACACGGGCCCCGCTGGTAGAAGAACTGGATCGATTCAAAGATCGTTTGCCGGAAAAACTGCGCTATTTGGCCGATGCCCCTGTGGCAGATAAAGACGGTAATAAAACGCAGGTGCGTTTCAGCCGTAAAACCAAACAGCAATATGTCTCGTCAGAAAAAGACGGCAAGGCAACGGGCTGGTCGGCGTTTTATATTGACGGAAAATGGGTTGAAGGGAAGAAGTAA
- the cobO gene encoding cob(I)yrinic acid a,c-diamide adenosyltransferase gives MSDERHQQRQQRLKEKVDARIAAANEARGILIVFTGNGKGKTTAAFGTVTRAIGHGLQAGVIQFIKGEWPNGERNLLQQHGVEFQVMATGFTWETQNRQTDSEAAQHVWQAGKRMLADPQLDLVVLDELTYMVSYDYLELSDVVTALKQRPAGQTVIITGRGCHRDLLEMADTVTEMRPVKHAFDNGIQAQQGIDW, from the coding sequence ATGAGCGATGAACGCCACCAGCAACGCCAGCAGCGCCTGAAAGAAAAGGTCGATGCCCGCATCGCCGCTGCGAATGAAGCACGCGGTATCCTGATTGTTTTCACTGGTAATGGGAAAGGGAAAACGACAGCAGCGTTTGGCACCGTCACACGGGCGATAGGCCACGGATTACAGGCTGGTGTGATTCAGTTTATTAAAGGTGAATGGCCAAACGGTGAAAGAAACTTGCTGCAACAACACGGCGTGGAATTTCAGGTCATGGCAACCGGGTTTACCTGGGAGACACAGAATCGCCAGACGGATAGCGAAGCGGCACAGCACGTCTGGCAGGCAGGTAAACGGATGCTGGCCGATCCACAGCTTGATCTCGTCGTATTAGATGAGCTGACGTATATGGTTAGTTACGATTATTTGGAATTAAGTGACGTTGTCACTGCCTTAAAGCAGCGCCCTGCAGGACAGACCGTGATCATCACCGGACGTGGTTGCCACCGTGATTTGCTGGAAATGGCCGATACCGTGACGGAAATGCGCCCGGTAAAGCATGCGTTTGATAACGGGATTCAGGCACAACAAGGGATTGACTGGTAG
- a CDS encoding threonylcarbamoyl-AMP synthase — translation MSQFFYIHPQNPQPRLINQSVEFLHKGGVIVYPTDSGYALGCMLGEKNALERICRIRDLGSDHNFTLMCRDLSELSTYAHVDNAAFRLIKNNTPGNYTFILKATKEVPRRLMNDKRKTIGLRVPSNPIALDLLAALNEPLMSTTLMLQGNDFAESDPEEIQERLGKLVDLIIHGGSLGQQPTTVIDLTESVPRVAREGTGDVTPFL, via the coding sequence ATGAGCCAGTTTTTCTATATTCACCCACAGAATCCGCAGCCGCGATTGATTAATCAGTCGGTCGAGTTTTTGCATAAAGGTGGGGTGATTGTTTATCCAACGGATTCCGGTTATGCGTTGGGCTGTATGTTGGGCGAAAAGAACGCGTTGGAACGCATCTGTCGGATTCGCGATCTGGGTAGCGATCATAACTTCACGCTGATGTGCCGCGATTTGTCAGAACTATCGACGTATGCCCATGTTGATAACGCGGCCTTCCGGTTGATTAAAAATAATACGCCGGGAAATTACACGTTTATTCTGAAAGCGACAAAAGAGGTTCCTCGCCGCTTAATGAATGACAAACGCAAAACTATCGGTCTGCGTGTGCCGTCTAATCCTATTGCACTGGATCTGCTGGCCGCGCTGAATGAACCTCTGATGTCGACAACGCTGATGCTGCAGGGAAATGATTTTGCTGAATCCGATCCAGAGGAAATTCAGGAAAGATTGGGAAAACTGGTGGATTTGATTATTCACGGCGGTTCTCTTGGTCAACAGCCTACGACGGTTATCGACTTGACCGAGTCCGTACCGCGCGTTGCCCGTGAAGGTACTGGCGACGTTACGCCGTTCTTATAA
- a CDS encoding DUF2498 family protein, with product MSPEHQVNEEKRPISRQSLLVEANDIIKHHDDYLHGMVADSVEQKNGVLVFRGEFFLDENGIPTLKSTAVFNMFKHLAHVLSEKYYLVD from the coding sequence ATGTCACCTGAACACCAGGTTAATGAAGAAAAACGTCCTATTAGCCGCCAGAGTTTATTAGTTGAAGCCAATGACATCATTAAACATCACGATGATTATTTGCATGGAATGGTCGCTGATAGCGTAGAACAAAAAAACGGCGTACTGGTTTTTCGCGGTGAGTTTTTTCTCGATGAAAACGGAATCCCGACCTTAAAAAGCACCGCTGTATTTAACATGTTCAAACATCTTGCGCATGTTTTGTCCGAAAAATATTATCTGGTCGATTAA
- a CDS encoding YciK family oxidoreductase produces the protein MHYQPKIDLLQNRIILVTGAGDGIGREAALNYARHGAHVILLGRTESKLQAVKQQIEQEHGTTAHVVVCDMLALSSTQCFQLADELAQVVPHLDGVLHNAGLLGEIVPVVQQTPEIWHQVMQVNVNATFMLTQALLPLLLKSPCSSLVFTSSSVGREGRANWGAYSVSKFATEGLMQVLADEYRSHNLRVNCINPGGTRTDMRASAFPNEDPMKLKTPADIMPLYLYLMGDDSRRKTGMSFDAQPGRKVGPAE, from the coding sequence GTGCACTACCAGCCTAAAATCGATTTACTGCAAAACCGCATCATTCTGGTCACTGGCGCGGGCGACGGCATTGGCCGGGAAGCCGCGCTGAACTACGCCCGCCATGGCGCACACGTTATCTTATTGGGGCGGACAGAAAGTAAACTTCAGGCGGTTAAACAGCAGATCGAACAGGAACACGGTACGACAGCACACGTTGTTGTCTGCGATATGCTGGCCTTATCCTCCACGCAGTGCTTTCAGTTGGCTGACGAGCTGGCGCAGGTTGTACCTCATCTGGATGGCGTGCTCCACAATGCCGGATTGCTCGGGGAAATTGTCCCAGTCGTACAGCAAACGCCTGAAATCTGGCATCAGGTTATGCAGGTTAACGTCAACGCGACCTTCATGTTGACGCAGGCGCTACTGCCGCTGTTATTGAAATCGCCATGCTCTTCTCTGGTTTTCACTAGTTCCAGCGTCGGCCGCGAAGGTCGCGCCAACTGGGGAGCTTATTCCGTATCTAAATTCGCCACAGAAGGTCTGATGCAGGTGCTGGCAGATGAGTATCGTTCACACAATCTGCGGGTTAACTGTATTAATCCCGGCGGAACGCGTACGGATATGCGCGCGTCGGCTTTCCCCAACGAAGATCCGATGAAGCTAAAAACGCCGGCAGATATCATGCCGTTGTATCTCTATCTGATGGGCGATGATAGCCGCCGTAAGACAGGGATGAGTTTTGATGCACAGCCAGGTAGAAAAGTCGGTCCAGCCGAATAA
- a CDS encoding PHP domain-containing protein, which translates to MPEDSQPISSFPLYDLHSHTTASDGLLTPTALVSRAVDMRVSVLAITDHDTTAGLDEAQHAIAQQGLPLRLVSGVEISTLWENHEIHIVGLGMDTAHPALTRLLQQQAACRQSRAEQIAARLEKNRIPDALAGAQRLATGGQITRAHFARYLIELGIAANMNQVFKKYLAKGKIGYVPPQWCTIPQAIEAIHQSGGVSVLAHPGRYDLTAKWLKRLLATFAESGGIAMEVAQCQQAPDERTQLGRYARDYNLMASQGSDFHLPCAWIELGRKLWLPADVEPVWHHPLLVEAGSA; encoded by the coding sequence GTGCCAGAAGATTCTCAACCGATATCGTCGTTCCCACTTTATGATTTGCATAGCCATACCACGGCATCTGATGGTCTTTTAACGCCGACGGCGCTGGTCAGTCGGGCGGTAGACATGCGGGTGAGCGTGCTGGCCATTACCGATCACGACACGACGGCTGGACTTGACGAAGCGCAACATGCGATTGCACAACAGGGGCTGCCGCTGAGATTGGTTTCCGGCGTGGAGATCTCCACGCTGTGGGAAAACCATGAGATCCATATTGTCGGATTGGGGATGGATACTGCACACCCTGCATTGACGAGGTTGCTGCAACAGCAGGCGGCGTGTCGGCAAAGTCGGGCGGAGCAGATCGCGGCTCGACTGGAAAAAAACCGCATTCCTGATGCGCTGGCTGGCGCACAGCGTCTGGCGACCGGAGGGCAGATTACACGCGCGCATTTTGCACGTTATCTGATCGAACTGGGTATCGCGGCGAATATGAATCAGGTGTTCAAAAAATATCTGGCGAAAGGCAAAATCGGTTACGTGCCACCGCAGTGGTGCACCATCCCGCAAGCGATTGAGGCGATTCATCAATCCGGCGGTGTGTCGGTGTTGGCGCATCCGGGGCGCTACGATTTGACGGCCAAATGGCTAAAGCGCCTGTTAGCTACCTTCGCAGAAAGCGGCGGGATCGCGATGGAAGTGGCGCAATGCCAGCAGGCACCGGATGAGCGAACACAGTTGGGACGCTATGCGCGTGACTACAACCTGATGGCGTCGCAAGGATCGGATTTCCACCTGCCGTGCGCCTGGATTGAGCTGGGCCGCAAGCTGTGGCTGCCTGCCGATGTCGAACCCGTTTGGCACCATCCGCTATTGGTGGAGGCTGGCAGCGCATAG